TAAGCTGCTTAGGTGATAGGTCAAAGcaaaatacttttaaatagagatcgtttttttaaaaatttagttGGCAGTGCAGACCATTTGACGTttcaagaaatttttaacgaGTTAAATACACGAACAAATGTAAATTTGAccatattaataatattaaaggTGTTTAGCCAAGTGATCTAAGGCTCTGGAATCAGGCTCCAATCCGCAACAGGGCGTGAGTTTAAATCCTACTTtcactttttttttaatacgAAAATTAGATAACTGAGCTTAGAATACAACTCAAACAAAAGAAGAGCTAGTTAAGATGATTGTTGGTAGCATCAATGACATCAAAACTTGTTTTGATAAGAGGAAGCCTCTACTTGTAAGAATAGAGTTCTTAGACAAGATGATTGTACAACGATATATCGTAGTACAGAAAAGGAAAGGCTTGTAAGCCAGAACAGATCTAGAGAAATCTAGAAGGAAAAAAACACACTTTTACCTGGGGGAGGTATGGCATGCTGCTGATGCCGTAGCATTTACACTGAACTAGTTAGATTCTTAACTGACGAGGGGTCAGGCGTGGAATTCTCTTAGAACCCTGTTGAACGCAGGTCGCAGACAGGAATGTTTGTGGTTCTAATCCTAAAAAATACTCTTTTCCTACAAGCAAGGCCTTTATGGTATGCTGGTGTGGATCACAAGTTATTGGCTGttgaagtttttatttgctAAGTggcttttctttaataacagcaaagttttttagtttttttttttttatgcaaAGTAATCCTTGAACGTCCTCATTGTAGTGTTAACAACAACTATAAGAAAAATCCACattcatttaaaaacataaatgtAAGCTCAAGAAGTGTCATCACAATAAATTCTCTAAGTCCTGACTCAACTCCTCCGTGTAATGCTACATAAGGTAGtgaaaatttacataaGCAACACAATATCTTGAAGCTATGAGTCTCATCCGGCTTATACTGTGAGATTCTTACTTGCTGTGATTTTTTCAGTAAGACTTGTCCGATATTAAGCTCCATTGTATCTAATGGACTTTGGCACTAGAAAATATCTTCCCATCTGTGCCTTAAATCGCGTCTAGAAATATCTACaaccaaaaaaattatcacaAATGAATAGGAGGATCGAGAAGAGATATCCATTTGCTTACACCAAACGTCCCTTTAGTCATCTACACAGTGCACAGTTCTCTTAGAACTCTAGTTTATCAATTTCGCTTTTTAGGCTCTTTTATCGATGTCTCCCACAAGTTTTAAGCTGTGTTACATAATTTATTGAATAGGGTCTACGAGACCTTCTTGTCATACATCCTCTGTTTCTTTAATTATGCTTTTAGGAGTTGCGCCAAAATGCACGAGCCAAGATCTTTTTCTTAATTCAATACTCTTTTGTATGATAAAGCGAAGTAAATCTCTAGTAATTCCGAATCGTAGTCGACGTTTAAACTAGACGTAGTTCTTACGTGGCAAGAGACAGCTAAGTTTTGACAACCAATGTACTGGTAGGTGTTGGAATAAAAACATgagattattaaaaaacaacgACACGATGTATTTGACATATTTGGAACTTTACAGTTACCGTAGATAAACTAcgtaatttaaaatgattCGACCTTTATTCAGAGTAAAAACCTTTTACATGCTTTTCGAGAATCGAACTCTGTTCTTCATGTATCATCATAATGCATCTGAACACTAAGCCACAAGCTTTTAGTTTGATATTTATTCTAGCATCTATAAAagcaataaataaaaaatttccccgaaaaattaatttaagaaaaaatatttctcaTTCAGAAAAGCATTTATTGGAGGCTTCTTATCAATATTGGCCAGTTATTAGGATTTTAAGCTTAGGTTGAattaaattgaaaattattcaaTATGATAATGgtttttagtttttaaacAAGCAGGAATTAAgacatatttaaatattctttattatcaATAAAAGACAATATAGTTAATGAAAgcttataaattaattcaaaataaaagaccgattttaaaatacaaaatgataaattttcacGTTTCATTTATGTTgacaaaattaattttaatcttttttaaatttttgtatagttttataaataaactcATAAATTGCACATACAAGTATCaaaatgtataaaacaCACCACCAGTAactataaaatatcaataaTTTAACTATCATGCAAATAACAAGACTATCAAATAAAAGTGAAGGGACTCCTTTACCAGATAGAGATGTGCCAGGGTCTACAAGTTCTTCTATCTTACcagattttattatttttggtgtgctaattttaaatatgcaGAAAATGACAAGTAGTTCTGGAATGCTTGACATTAcaaatttgtataaatcGAGCCTGTTATTAAAGTAGTAAAGAATTAATACGAggacattaaaaaaagatgtaCTCATTACAAGTGtctttttgataaaataatttgatttGTGTATTGCTTTGTTCAAATCACTGCCTCTCATTGGGgatgtaaaaaaacaaagcataaaattatgaaagTAAAACTTTTTGATATGGAAAACGAGTCTAGCATAAATTCATgcaaaaaactataaatacaGAATTCTCGCATAAATTTATGAGTGGAAAATCATAGcataaattcaaaaacatacacaaaattaatttgaaGTGTTGTGCCCGATCAAATACTGAccaatcatatttttacaaatagaCAAATTTTCAAGCCTGCTACAAGATTttgaagataaaatatgtggaaattaagaatttaaacttattattttttattttttaacatcCTCCGACTTGCATAGCAGAAACTTCTAATTCGTCCCCTTCCTCCATATTTCTCATGTCAGGGGTCTCTTCTAGTCCCAGCACTTTGCCATTAAATGTCAATCTAAGTTCCTCTGGATTTTTATGAACATTATCAGCAAAtgttttcaatatttttttaaaagggATGTTTTTCTTTACTTTTATCTCCAGAGTCACTCCTTCTTGGTCTTGAATTTTAAGAGTAATTTTTTCCTGGTCCTTATTTTCTTGTTCATCCATAACAAgggggtaaaaaaatttcttttaagtttaatagacaaattaatataaaaatacattcaATGAGTTGTTTTGGATGTTATTAATATAGACAAAATATAACagtcttttatatatatttagaaaagagaattgtaagttaagggtataaaaattaaaatttgacatAAGAGATTTTTTGGTGTCAAAATCACGAGTGTACAGAATAAACTAGTGTGTTTTATTCCCAATGAAACCGTCAATCTCTgtaatttgattttatttagaCACAtctaatttctaaaataaattacgAGACATTAAACAAATCTCTGTGGACTTTCAAAGAATAAgatcaaaattatattttttcttaattttctataaaaaatgtcatTCCCGCACCCTTACAAATAAgaaatgataatttttatcaaaggACCAACAGAACGAAAAagattagaaataaactCCCATgacaaattatataaaaaagtccAAGAAGCTTTCAATATAGaatcatttaatttatcatacGACGAAGATAATCAAAACAAGATCGATGAGAAATCTACAATTCCAGAACTAAACCTAAAGCAAGGTATGactttatatttacactatgaaataattaaaaaagatataaaacgAGAAAAAGATGATTTTATGTGCGACCACGCGTCAAATGCAATGTGCGCGCACTGTGCCCCTTTGGATCCCTGGGATGCCAAATATTTAGAAGATAAAAagatcaaatatttaagttACAATTCGTATAAAGAAATgtgtaaatataaaaaccaGGATTTTATAATGGAAGATTATTCAGTGAAGAAATGTACTGATCataatagaaatattagaTGTGTAAATTGTCAAGAGAAAGATATCTTATTAAATCCTCAGAGATACAGAATGGTAGACCATGTGGAATTTGATGACTCAAATATGGTCCAGAATTTCATAAGAAATTGGAGAGATACAAGAAGACAATATTTCGGAATATTAATTgggaaatataaaaattatgatttGGTCCCTTTGGGAAGGAAAGCACTTGTCTCTGGAATTTGGATACCAGAACAAGAAAATTATCCAGACGGGTTTGTAATAAATGACAAATTTGAAGATGACTTTTTATTGGACACAGGTCTGGAAATCTTAGGCATGATTTATAcagatttaatatttgatgGACAAATGACAAGTTCAAAAATGAAAGacgatttatttttgtcttCACTTGAAGTCgattttatttcaaaaatgcAATTTATGTTTcctaattttgaaaataatcaacttttaaattctaaatttgTCACAATCGTAGCAACTTCAAATCAGAATAATGAGATAGAATTAATGGAATACCAAGTCAGTTCTCAATGCATGGCTTtaacaagaaataatttgattttgCCAACTTCTAATCcgaaattattttacacagaaaaaaatattttttataaaattttacaagaaGACGGAACATTGAAAAATGTCAAGGCTGAGCCTTTTTTACCTgttgaatattttattgtaagaTTGACACATggaaataaacaaaatcctctatttttaaatagtgattttataaataatacgATTTCTAATAAGAAATTGGcagaatattttaatgaaGAATATTCTATTGAGAAGTTTTCTAATTTCAATTTGTTAATgaaacttaaaaatagatttcgaaatttcaataaattcttaaaatGCATAATTGAGAAAAATCAAGAagattttgataaatttctacaagaagaagaatttcaaaattttattttggaattgaaaaaatatttcaaaaaagcTTGGGTTTGTAAAGCGTGcacttttataaatgagCAGAATTTAGAAAGATGTGAAGTATGTGAAACAGCAAATatatgaaataaattaaaaaaattcataaagaagtttatttaatttattgttttatatataataaacttAATTCTGAACATTCCTTGTCTTAAacacattttaaaaataattttattttttttggaattttcttgaatttttttttctataaattttttacccccgaaacaaaataaaaatggcACATGATCCAGAAGGTTTATACGCAGTCTTGGGACTTCAAGCAGGAGCGAGTATTGAAGAAGTAAAAAAAgcttttactaaaaaacaaagagaATGTCACCCCGATGGGCCACAATTCAAAGCAGCTTTAAGGAAATGCAAAACAGACGAGGAGAAAGCCAAAGtagaaaaagaatttaaagaGAAATCTTCAAAATGCAATCAAGCAAAAGCAGTGCTTTTTGATGAGAAAAAGAAGCAACAGTACGACATGGGCATTACTGGCGACTTTAGCTTTGGGGAAGGCGCCAGTGACATTTTCGATATTTTCTCTCAATTTACAGGCGGCTCTCGTAGGAATCAAGTGCATAAAGTTCAAGACATTGAGTACGAGTTTAATGTTTCTTTCCAGGAGTCTTTTATGGGGAAAGTGTCTTCTTTTAATGTGAAAGTACAAAGAGAATGTGGTAAATGTCATGGGAAAGGAGGAGACAATGTAGAGACTTGTAATACTTGTAAAGGAAAAGGGAAAGTAGAGCATCATAGAAGATTAGGCCCACTTATTACAGTACAAGAGAGCGAATGCCACACTTGCCGGGGGACTGGTCAAGTGATAAAAGGCAAAGTGTGCCAAGAATGTGCAGGCTCGCAATACGCGCAAACTAACGAAAACATTAGCGTGAAAGTCGAGCCAGGAGTGAAAAATGGAAGGAAATATGTTTTCACTGGTAGAggaaatcataaaaaaggaTGTGTACCAGGGGATATTGTGTTAATAGCCAGTATTACTAAAGATCCAAAATTCAAGAGAGTTGGAAATCATGTCTATTGTAAAATTGACATCCCTTTGTACACCGCCCTCACTGGCGgccaaattttatttgaccACGTAAACGGGAAAAAACTGCAAATTTCTGTAAACCCTTTCAaagatctaaaaaaatgtattattgTAAAAGGAGAAGGCTTTAAGATTGAGAATAGTAACTCATATGGTGATCTAATTTTAGATCCAAATATAGTTATAGATCGacatattaataaagataaattagCAGATGCACTTAATTTTATACCAGCGCAAATTAACAATCCTgcttcaataaaaaaacagtcAGAATTTGGAACTATGCCAAGTGAACAAGAACAAAGAGAAAATTACGAATCTGAAGATTTCATGGGTGGGGGTGCAAGAGACTTCTTTGGTAAATTTAGTggatttttctaaatataaaaataaatttaactttttaaaaaaaaattatttttttttaaattttgacacttttcaatatttttgttgactaataaatttttacttttttatttaaaaatttttaaattttttgaagaaattataaatttgataaattgataaaatttatataaaaaaaagaaactaAATTTgcattttgaatttatatttaaaatctatattaaaattttaagagaTACATTTATagacaaataaaatttaaaaatcatttgaaattttattttttaaaataaatatttttttactataaagGCATTCTGaattaatttgtaaataattttatttatttaaaaataaaatttacatttattgaaaaaatagaatgttttattcaaaaatatctttCAGAACAAAATTCTATCTTAATtgtaaacaataaaaatttattctttatttgtttacaaaattcaatttttttttattttaaaataaaactcaTATTATAAAGCAAAATGTACAATTATAATCTTAATAATGATAGaatgtctttttttatcttcaaTAACCTTTtctcaaataaaattactagtaaaaatttttatactcCCTTTAAAATGATTGACCAAAATTGTGACgaaatagaaattttagaaGAATACAATATTTGGAGGAAAAACGTGCCATATTTATATGATTTAATGTTCTCACATGCTTTACAATGGCCATCTCTTTCAATACAATATTTTCCAGAAAGTAAACGtgatgaaaaaaaagaaaaaacatCTCAGAGACTGTTGATCACTACAAATTCAGAAATGACCGAACAAGAATATATTCATATTGCTTCTGTAGAATTTCCCGATAAATATGACGAAGTTCTTAGTGATGACTGTGGTGGAGatttaagttttaaatttgatcaATCTATACCAGTTTCGGCTCCAGCTAATATTGTGCGATACAATCCCCTGGCTTTTCATTTATTGGCTGCACGATTTGATAAAAGCGAAGTTCATATTTACGACTACACTAAACATTTAGCATCAAGTACTACCGCCGAACCAGatatcattttaaaaggACACAATGAAGGCGGATTTGGTTTGTGTTGGAATCCAAATATCGTCAATGAATTGTCTACGGCGGGAGATGATAAAATGATCTGCGTTTTTGATGTGCCCGAGTCGTCAAATGAAGCCACttgtaaaattaaactCAAGAAACATACAAAGACAATTAATGAAATatcttataattattataatgacTCCATTCTGTGCTCGGTAAGTGATGATAAATCTATTATTATTTGGGACACAAAGACTAAAAATCCTTGTTCTATAGTAAAAGAGGCTCATGACTCTGATATTTACTCAATACATTGCTCGCcgttaaattcattttttctttgtacCGGGTCAGAAGACAATTCAGTCAAAATTTGGGACAtgagaaatttaaatagaCCAGTGCAGAAATTATTGTCACATTCTAAAGGAGTGGGCAAAGTTCAATGGTCCCCGCATTCAGAAAGTGTATTGGCTTCTGCTAGTAAAGATAGGAGAGTTTGTCTTTGGGACTTGTCCCTTAGTGGGAACATTTTATCAAAAGAAGACGCCAAAGATGGGCCACCTGagctaatatttttacatgGTGGGCACACTTACAATGTCTTTGACATATCTTGGAATCCTGCTGAACCTTTTGAAATAGCCAGTGTCTCTgaagataatattttacaaatttggCAAGTACCAGAAagagaataaaaatatgttttgatttaaatttaatttaactACTAGTTTTAAgatttactttattttattagtcGTTATATAACggaattaataaaaattttatcatgtATAAGGACAAAATaactattaatataaatatatatatatatatatatatatatatatatatatgtaaattttcaCTTATAATAGCATTTATCAAAATTGTAATATATGATAGCTTACACATTAGTGTTGCGTATTTATATCTACAc
The genomic region above belongs to Vairimorpha necatrix chromosome 3, complete sequence and contains:
- a CDS encoding small ubiquitin-related modifier — translated: MDEQENKDQEKITLKIQDQEGVTLEIKVKKNIPFKKILKTFADNVHKNPEELRLTFNGKVLGLEETPDMRNMEEGDELEVSAMQVGGC
- a CDS encoding nuclear protein localization protein 4 (NPL4), which produces MIIFIKGPTERKRLEINSHDKLYKKVQEAFNIESFNLSYDEDNQNKIDEKSTIPELNLKQGMTLYLHYEIIKKDIKREKDDFMCDHASNAMCAHCAPLDPWDAKYLEDKKIKYLSYNSYKEMCKYKNQDFIMEDYSVKKCTDHNRNIRCVNCQEKDILLNPQRYRMVDHVEFDDSNMVQNFIRNWRDTRRQYFGILIGKYKNYDLVPLGRKALVSGIWIPEQENYPDGFVINDKFEDDFLLDTGLEILGMIYTDLIFDGQMTSSKMKDDLFLSSLEVDFISKMQFMFPNFENNQLLNSKFVTIVATSNQNNEIELMEYQVSSQCMALTRNNLILPTSNPKLFYTEKNIFYKILQEDGTLKNVKAEPFLPVEYFIVRLTHGNKQNPLFLNSDFINNTISNKKLAEYFNEEYSIEKFSNFNLLMKLKNRFRNFNKFLKCIIEKNQEDFDKFLQEEEFQNFILELKKYFKKAWVCKACTFINEQNLERCEVCETANI
- a CDS encoding mitochondrial protein import protein MAS5 (MAS5), which encodes MAHDPEGLYAVLGLQAGASIEEVKKAFTKKQRECHPDGPQFKAALRKCKTDEEKAKVEKEFKEKSSKCNQAKAVLFDEKKKQQYDMGITGDFSFGEGASDIFDIFSQFTGGSRRNQVHKVQDIEYEFNVSFQESFMGKVSSFNVKVQRECGKCHGKGGDNVETCNTCKGKGKVEHHRRLGPLITVQESECHTCRGTGQVIKGKVCQECAGSQYAQTNENISVKVEPGVKNGRKYVFTGRGNHKKGCVPGDIVLIASITKDPKFKRVGNHVYCKIDIPLYTALTGGQILFDHVNGKKLQISVNPFKDLKKCIIVKGEGFKIENSNSYGDLILDPNIVIDRHINKDKLADALNFIPAQINNPASIKKQSEFGTMPSEQEQRENYESEDFMGGGARDFFGKFSGFF
- a CDS encoding histone-binding protein RBBP7, with translation MIDQNCDEIEILEEYNIWRKNVPYLYDLMFSHALQWPSLSIQYFPESKRDEKKEKTSQRLLITTNSEMTEQEYIHIASVEFPDKYDEVLSDDCGGDLSFKFDQSIPVSAPANIVRYNPLAFHLLAARFDKSEVHIYDYTKHLASSTTAEPDIILKGHNEGGFGLCWNPNIVNELSTAGDDKMICVFDVPESSNEATCKIKLKKHTKTINEISYNYYNDSILCSVSDDKSIIIWDTKTKNPCSIVKEAHDSDIYSIHCSPLNSFFLCTGSEDNSVKIWDMRNLNRPVQKLLSHSKGVGKVQWSPHSESVLASASKDRRVCLWDLSLSGNILSKEDAKDGPPELIFLHGGHTYNVFDISWNPAEPFEIASVSEDNILQIWQVPERE